In one window of Oncorhynchus kisutch isolate 150728-3 linkage group LG16, Okis_V2, whole genome shotgun sequence DNA:
- the cpb2 gene encoding carboxypeptidase B2 isoform X2, translated as MQTRNESSDPRSSASYYERYHSLEDIYYWINKTAQDYPDMVKVTLIGSSYEKRPLYVLKLSGQQERAEKRAIWIDCGIHAREWISPAFCLWFVQYSLNFYNLNNDITEMLNSMDIYVLPVMNPDGYKYTWTTNRMWRKNRSLSKDSNCVGTDLNRNFDANWCTKGASNRPCDEIYCGKFPESEPEAEAVANFLRSHKDSVKLYLSIHSYGQMLLFPYSCSNEEVPNHAELFELVQEAAMKVKRYYRNNYKYGASAKTIYLAPGGSDDWAYNLGIHYSFTFELEDRGRYGFLLPPSLISKACNEALLALKSIALRVIQKTQSQP; from the exons ATGCAGACCAGGAATGAATCGTCGGACCCTAGAAGCAGTGCATCTTATTATGAGAGATACCATTCTCTGGAGGAC ATCTACTATTGGATCAACAAGACTGCCCAGGACTACCCAGACATGGTCAAAGTCACCCTGATTGGCTCATCATATGAAAAACGCCCACTTTACGTTCTCAAG TTGTCTGGACAACAAGAGAGAGCTGAAAAGAGAGCAATATGGATTGACTGTGGCATTCATGCTAGAGAGTGGATCTCCCCAGCTTTCTGCCTGTGGTTTGTGCAATAT TCCTTGAACTTCTATAATCTAAACAATGACATCACTGAGATGCTGAACAGTATGGACATCTATGTGCTGCCTGTCATGAACCCGGATGGATACAAGTACACATGGACAACG AACCGAATGTGGAGAAAGAATCGTTCCTTGAGCAAGGATAGCAACTGTGTTGGAACCGACCTCAATAGAAACTTTGACGCAAACTGGTGCA CAAAGGGAGCCTCCAACAGGCCCTGTGATGAGATATACTGCGGCAAGTTCCCAGAGTCTGAGCCTGAGGCAGAAGCCGTGGCTAACTTCTTGCGCAGCCACAAAGACTCTGTAAAgctctatctctccatccattcctatGGTCAGATGCTGCTCTTCCCATACTCCTGCTCCAATGAGGAGGTGCCTAACCACGCCGAGTTG tttgagCTTGTACAGGAGGCAGCCATGAAAGTCAAAAGATACTACAGGAACAACTACAAATACGGCGCATCAGCAAAAACAATAT ACTTAGCCCCTGGAGGTTCTGACGACTGGGCCTACAACCTGGGCATCCACTACTCCTTCACCTTTGAGCTGGAGGACCGTGGTCGATATGGTTTCCTCCTACCGCCATCATTAATCTCCAAGGCCTGCAATGAAGCCCTCCTCGCTCTTAAGAGTATCGCTCTCAGAGTCATTCAGAAAACACAATCCCAACCCTAA
- the cpb2 gene encoding carboxypeptidase B2 isoform X1: MKALLIWAVLLNFYKLPKTGDCASTHDQVLSIQVTTHQQADIVRNISSQYETVLWSPTSPEYIGAHTEVHLFVPANKLGTVTDLLQTHHLTHQVLLDNTAELIEMQTRNESSDPRSSASYYERYHSLEDIYYWINKTAQDYPDMVKVTLIGSSYEKRPLYVLKLSGQQERAEKRAIWIDCGIHAREWISPAFCLWFVQYSLNFYNLNNDITEMLNSMDIYVLPVMNPDGYKYTWTTNRMWRKNRSLSKDSNCVGTDLNRNFDANWCTKGASNRPCDEIYCGKFPESEPEAEAVANFLRSHKDSVKLYLSIHSYGQMLLFPYSCSNEEVPNHAELFELVQEAAMKVKRYYRNNYKYGASAKTIYLAPGGSDDWAYNLGIHYSFTFELEDRGRYGFLLPPSLISKACNEALLALKSIALRVIQKTQSQP; encoded by the exons ATGAAGGCTCTTCTAATATGGGCTGTTTTGCTGAACTTTTACAAGCTCCCGAAGACAGGTGACTGCGCTTCAACACA TGACCAAGTTCTCTCAATCCAAGTCACAACACATCAACAAGCAGATATTGTGAGGAACATATCTAGCCAATATGAG acaGTTTTGTGGTCACCTACTTCACCTGAGTACATCGGAGCACACACTGAGGTGCACCTGTTTGTTCCCGCCAACAAATTGGGGACTGTCACAGACCTGCTGCAgacacaccacctaacacaccA AGTGCTACTGGACAACACAGCAGAACTGATCGAGATGCAGACCAGGAATGAATCGTCGGACCCTAGAAGCAGTGCATCTTATTATGAGAGATACCATTCTCTGGAGGAC ATCTACTATTGGATCAACAAGACTGCCCAGGACTACCCAGACATGGTCAAAGTCACCCTGATTGGCTCATCATATGAAAAACGCCCACTTTACGTTCTCAAG TTGTCTGGACAACAAGAGAGAGCTGAAAAGAGAGCAATATGGATTGACTGTGGCATTCATGCTAGAGAGTGGATCTCCCCAGCTTTCTGCCTGTGGTTTGTGCAATAT TCCTTGAACTTCTATAATCTAAACAATGACATCACTGAGATGCTGAACAGTATGGACATCTATGTGCTGCCTGTCATGAACCCGGATGGATACAAGTACACATGGACAACG AACCGAATGTGGAGAAAGAATCGTTCCTTGAGCAAGGATAGCAACTGTGTTGGAACCGACCTCAATAGAAACTTTGACGCAAACTGGTGCA CAAAGGGAGCCTCCAACAGGCCCTGTGATGAGATATACTGCGGCAAGTTCCCAGAGTCTGAGCCTGAGGCAGAAGCCGTGGCTAACTTCTTGCGCAGCCACAAAGACTCTGTAAAgctctatctctccatccattcctatGGTCAGATGCTGCTCTTCCCATACTCCTGCTCCAATGAGGAGGTGCCTAACCACGCCGAGTTG tttgagCTTGTACAGGAGGCAGCCATGAAAGTCAAAAGATACTACAGGAACAACTACAAATACGGCGCATCAGCAAAAACAATAT ACTTAGCCCCTGGAGGTTCTGACGACTGGGCCTACAACCTGGGCATCCACTACTCCTTCACCTTTGAGCTGGAGGACCGTGGTCGATATGGTTTCCTCCTACCGCCATCATTAATCTCCAAGGCCTGCAATGAAGCCCTCCTCGCTCTTAAGAGTATCGCTCTCAGAGTCATTCAGAAAACACAATCCCAACCCTAA